The proteins below come from a single Ictidomys tridecemlineatus isolate mIctTri1 chromosome 8, mIctTri1.hap1, whole genome shotgun sequence genomic window:
- the Lrfn2 gene encoding leucine-rich repeat and fibronectin type-III domain-containing protein 2 isoform X2, with protein METLLGGLLAFGMAFAVVDACPKYCVCQNLSESLGTLCPSKGLLFVPPDIDRRTVELRLGGNFIIHIGRQDFANMTGLVDLTLSRNTISHIQPFSFLDLESLRSLHLDSNRLPSLGEDTLRGLVNLQHLIVNNNQLGGIADDAFEDFLLTLEDLDLSYNNLQGLPWDSVRRMVNLHQLSLDHNLLDHIAEGTFADLQKLARLDLTSNRLQKLPPDPIFARSQASVLTATPFAPPLSFSFGGNPLHCNCELLWLRRLERDDDLETCGSPGALKGRYFWHVREEEFVCEPPLITQHTHKLLVLEGQAATLKCKAIGDPSPLIHWVAPDDRLVGNSSRTAVYDNGTLDILITTSQDSGAFTCIAANAAGEATATVEVSIVQLPHLSNSTSRTAPPKSRLSDITGSSKTGRGGGGSGGGEPSKSTPERAVLVSDVTTTSALIKWSVSKSAPRVKMYQLQYNCSDDEVLIYRVCTISKSQQCWPKQRHGWQ; from the exons ATGGAGACCCTGCTTGGTGGGCTGCTGGCGTTTGGCATGGCGTTTGCCGTGGTCGATGCCTGCCCCAAGTACTGTGTCTGCCAGAACCTGTCTGAGTCACTGGGGACCCTGTGCCCCTCCAAGGGGCTGCTCTTCGTGCCCCCCGACATCGACCGGAGGACAGTGGAGCTGCGCCTGGGCGGCAACTTCATCATCCACATCGGCCGCCAGGACTTCGCCAACATGACGGGGCTGGTGGACCTGACTCTGTCCAGGAACACCATCAGCCACATCCAGCCCTTCTCCTTCCTGGACCTGGAGAGCCTCCGCTCCCTGCACCTGGACAGCAACCGGCTGCCCAGCCTGGGAGAGGACACCCTCCGGGGCCTGGTCAACCTGCAGCACCTCATCGTCAACAACAACCAGCTGGGTGGCATCGCAGATGACGCCTTCGAGGACTTCCTGCTGACGCTGGAGGACCTGGACCTCTCCTACAACAATCTGCAGGGCCTGCCCTGGGACTCCGTGCGGCGCATGGTCAACCTCCACCAGCTGAGCCTGGACCACAACCTGCTGGACCACATCGCCGAGGGCACCTTTGCCGACCTGCAGAAACTGGCCCGCCTGGACCTCACCTCCAACAGGCTGCAGAAGCTGCCCCCAGATCCCATCTTTGCCCGCTCCCAGGCTTCTGTTCTGACCGCCACGCCCTTTGCCCCGCCCTTGTCCTTTAGTTTCGGGGGGAACCCGCTGCACTGCAATTGCGAGCTGCTTTGGCTGCGGAGGCTCGAGAGGGACGATGACCTGGAGACCTGTGGCTCCCCGGGGGCCCTCAAGGGGCGCTACTTCTGGCACGTGCGTGAGGAGGAGTTTGTGTGTGAGCCGCCTCTCatcacacagcacacacacaagcTGCTGGTCCTGGAGGGCCAGGCGGCCACGCTCAAGTGCAAGGCCATCGGGGACCCCAGCCCCCTGATCCACTGGGTAGCCCCCGATGACCGGCTGGTGGGCAATTCCTCAAGGACCGCTGTATATGACAACGGCACCCTGGACATCCTCATCACCACGTCTCAGGACAGCGGCGCCTTCACCTGCATTGCCGCCAACGCTGCCGGGGAGGCCACGGCCACCGTGGAGGTTTCCATTGTCCAGCTGCCACACCTCAGCAACAGCACCAGCCGCACGGCGCCCCCCAAGTCCCGCCTCTCGGACATCACGGGCTCCAGCAAGACCGGCCGAGGTGGTGGAGGCAGCGGGGGCGGGGAGCCTTCTAAAAGCACCCCCGAGAGGGCTGTGCTGGTGTCCGATGTGACCACCACCTCGGCCCTGATCAAGTGGTCGGTCAGCAAGTCGGCGCCGCGGGTGAAGATGTACCAGCTACAGTACAACTGCTCCGACGATGAGGTACTGATCTACAG AGTCTGCACCATTTCCAAATCCCAGCAATGTTGGCCAAAGCAGAGACACGGGTGGCAGTGA
- the Lrfn2 gene encoding leucine-rich repeat and fibronectin type-III domain-containing protein 2 isoform X3, which produces METLLGGLLAFGMAFAVVDACPKYCVCQNLSESLGTLCPSKGLLFVPPDIDRRTVELRLGGNFIIHIGRQDFANMTGLVDLTLSRNTISHIQPFSFLDLESLRSLHLDSNRLPSLGEDTLRGLVNLQHLIVNNNQLGGIADDAFEDFLLTLEDLDLSYNNLQGLPWDSVRRMVNLHQLSLDHNLLDHIAEGTFADLQKLARLDLTSNRLQKLPPDPIFARSQASVLTATPFAPPLSFSFGGNPLHCNCELLWLRRLERDDDLETCGSPGALKGRYFWHVREEEFVCEPPLITQHTHKLLVLEGQAATLKCKAIGDPSPLIHWVAPDDRLVGNSSRTAVYDNGTLDILITTSQDSGAFTCIAANAAGEATATVEVSIVQLPHLSNSTSRTAPPKSRLSDITGSSKTGRGGGGSGGGEPSKSTPERAVLVSDVTTTSALIKWSVSKSAPRVKMYQLQYNCSDDEVLIYR; this is translated from the coding sequence ATGGAGACCCTGCTTGGTGGGCTGCTGGCGTTTGGCATGGCGTTTGCCGTGGTCGATGCCTGCCCCAAGTACTGTGTCTGCCAGAACCTGTCTGAGTCACTGGGGACCCTGTGCCCCTCCAAGGGGCTGCTCTTCGTGCCCCCCGACATCGACCGGAGGACAGTGGAGCTGCGCCTGGGCGGCAACTTCATCATCCACATCGGCCGCCAGGACTTCGCCAACATGACGGGGCTGGTGGACCTGACTCTGTCCAGGAACACCATCAGCCACATCCAGCCCTTCTCCTTCCTGGACCTGGAGAGCCTCCGCTCCCTGCACCTGGACAGCAACCGGCTGCCCAGCCTGGGAGAGGACACCCTCCGGGGCCTGGTCAACCTGCAGCACCTCATCGTCAACAACAACCAGCTGGGTGGCATCGCAGATGACGCCTTCGAGGACTTCCTGCTGACGCTGGAGGACCTGGACCTCTCCTACAACAATCTGCAGGGCCTGCCCTGGGACTCCGTGCGGCGCATGGTCAACCTCCACCAGCTGAGCCTGGACCACAACCTGCTGGACCACATCGCCGAGGGCACCTTTGCCGACCTGCAGAAACTGGCCCGCCTGGACCTCACCTCCAACAGGCTGCAGAAGCTGCCCCCAGATCCCATCTTTGCCCGCTCCCAGGCTTCTGTTCTGACCGCCACGCCCTTTGCCCCGCCCTTGTCCTTTAGTTTCGGGGGGAACCCGCTGCACTGCAATTGCGAGCTGCTTTGGCTGCGGAGGCTCGAGAGGGACGATGACCTGGAGACCTGTGGCTCCCCGGGGGCCCTCAAGGGGCGCTACTTCTGGCACGTGCGTGAGGAGGAGTTTGTGTGTGAGCCGCCTCTCatcacacagcacacacacaagcTGCTGGTCCTGGAGGGCCAGGCGGCCACGCTCAAGTGCAAGGCCATCGGGGACCCCAGCCCCCTGATCCACTGGGTAGCCCCCGATGACCGGCTGGTGGGCAATTCCTCAAGGACCGCTGTATATGACAACGGCACCCTGGACATCCTCATCACCACGTCTCAGGACAGCGGCGCCTTCACCTGCATTGCCGCCAACGCTGCCGGGGAGGCCACGGCCACCGTGGAGGTTTCCATTGTCCAGCTGCCACACCTCAGCAACAGCACCAGCCGCACGGCGCCCCCCAAGTCCCGCCTCTCGGACATCACGGGCTCCAGCAAGACCGGCCGAGGTGGTGGAGGCAGCGGGGGCGGGGAGCCTTCTAAAAGCACCCCCGAGAGGGCTGTGCTGGTGTCCGATGTGACCACCACCTCGGCCCTGATCAAGTGGTCGGTCAGCAAGTCGGCGCCGCGGGTGAAGATGTACCAGCTACAGTACAACTGCTCCGACGATGAGGTACTGATCTACAG